A section of the Devosia rhizoryzae genome encodes:
- a CDS encoding NAD+ synthase → MTDQLRIALAQLNPKVGDLQGNLALARKALADAKAAKADILMFSELFLTGYFPDDLLFKPKFISDAVEAAQELARDTDRSDVTLILPTIWQDSNGLHNAVIVAENGEIVAVRLKRELPNTDVFYEKRYFTAGPLAEPVTIKGVSIGIPICEDIWHQSVCEHLAMRGAEILLCPNGSPYWRNKQHVRKNLVRARTGEDQIPLLYLNQVGGQDELVYDGASFGMEPGDKLVFQGKSFETDFIVSDWQRGEDGWTCAQGTVTELTSVDEAPWRACVLGLRDYVHKNGFNHVVLGLSGGIDSAVVAAMAVDAFGPDKVHCIMLPYRYTSEASIKDAKECAELLGVRYDVVSIGDPVDHALEQLAPIFADRPSDLAEENIQSRMRGVVLMGVSNKLGSMLLTTGNKSEMAVGYATIYGDMNGGYNPLKDMLKMDVYRLAAWRNVHLPGDSLGPSGMVIPQNIIDKAPSAELRPDQKDQDSLPPYPVLDALLTAMIEEEQSVADMVADGFESDLVLRIQRLVNIAEYKRRQAPPGPKLTPKAFGQGRRYPITNGFKDTVVG, encoded by the coding sequence GTGACCGATCAGCTCCGCATTGCCCTCGCCCAGCTCAATCCCAAGGTGGGCGATCTCCAAGGCAATCTGGCGCTTGCCCGCAAAGCGCTTGCCGACGCGAAGGCCGCCAAGGCGGACATCCTAATGTTCTCCGAGCTGTTTCTGACCGGCTATTTCCCGGACGATCTGCTGTTCAAGCCGAAGTTTATCAGCGATGCCGTCGAGGCGGCCCAGGAGCTTGCGCGGGACACCGATCGGAGCGACGTGACGCTGATCCTTCCAACCATCTGGCAGGACAGCAATGGGCTCCACAACGCGGTGATCGTTGCCGAAAACGGCGAGATCGTCGCCGTCCGCCTCAAGCGCGAACTGCCGAACACTGATGTCTTCTACGAAAAGCGCTATTTCACCGCCGGCCCCCTTGCCGAGCCAGTGACCATCAAGGGCGTCTCGATTGGCATTCCGATCTGCGAGGACATTTGGCACCAGTCGGTTTGCGAACACCTCGCCATGCGCGGTGCCGAAATCCTCCTCTGCCCCAATGGCTCGCCCTATTGGCGCAACAAGCAGCATGTGCGCAAAAATCTCGTCCGCGCCCGCACCGGCGAAGACCAAATCCCGCTGCTTTATCTCAACCAGGTCGGTGGCCAGGACGAGCTCGTCTATGACGGCGCCTCTTTCGGCATGGAGCCGGGCGACAAGCTGGTCTTCCAAGGCAAGTCCTTCGAAACCGATTTCATCGTCAGCGATTGGCAGCGCGGCGAGGACGGCTGGACCTGCGCGCAAGGCACGGTGACCGAGCTCACCTCGGTGGACGAAGCGCCATGGCGCGCCTGTGTGCTGGGACTGCGCGACTATGTGCACAAGAATGGCTTCAACCATGTCGTGCTCGGCCTTTCCGGCGGCATCGACAGCGCGGTGGTCGCCGCCATGGCCGTCGACGCCTTCGGGCCGGACAAGGTGCACTGCATCATGCTGCCCTACCGCTACACGTCCGAGGCCAGCATCAAGGATGCCAAGGAATGCGCTGAATTGCTCGGCGTGCGCTACGATGTGGTGTCGATCGGCGATCCGGTCGACCATGCACTCGAACAGCTGGCGCCGATCTTCGCGGATCGGCCATCTGACCTTGCCGAGGAAAACATCCAGAGCCGCATGCGCGGAGTGGTGTTGATGGGGGTGAGCAACAAGCTCGGCTCCATGCTGCTGACCACCGGCAACAAGAGCGAAATGGCGGTCGGTTACGCGACCATCTATGGCGACATGAACGGGGGCTATAATCCGCTCAAGGACATGCTAAAGATGGACGTCTATCGCCTTGCCGCCTGGCGCAATGTCCATCTCCCCGGCGACAGTCTTGGCCCGTCCGGCATGGTCATCCCGCAAAACATCATCGACAAGGCACCCAGCGCCGAATTGCGGCCGGACCAGAAGGACCAAGATAGCCTGCCGCCTTACCCGGTGCTCGATGCATTGCTCACCGCCATGATCGAGGAAGAGCAATCGGTTGCGGACATGGTGGCCGATGGTTTCGAGAGCGACCTCGTGCTGCGCATCCAGCGGCTGGTCAACATCGCCGAATACAAGCGCCGCCAGGCGCCTCCCGGACCCAAGCTCACACCCAAGGCGTTCGGCCAGGGCCGCCGCTACCCCATCACCAATGGCTTCAAGGATACCGTTGTCGGATGA
- a CDS encoding response regulator: MFCNQRRQVEFRVLCYCFRSYALLMYRILIVEDEIIVATEIEYVVTDMGHDPVGIAADQKSALAKAQNTDIALVDLNLRDGPTGATIGKILAQTHGVTVVFMTANPTQLGDGVPGTVGVLPKPATERDLRDVLNFAVARHVAEEAKPPKKLKLFTFSGNAGLAS; this comes from the coding sequence ATTTTCTGCAACCAACGTCGGCAGGTTGAGTTCCGCGTACTCTGTTATTGTTTCCGAAGTTATGCCCTCCTCATGTACCGAATTCTGATCGTCGAAGACGAGATAATCGTCGCAACCGAAATCGAGTATGTCGTGACCGACATGGGCCATGACCCTGTTGGCATAGCGGCGGATCAGAAGTCGGCATTGGCGAAGGCGCAGAATACCGATATCGCACTGGTGGATCTCAACCTGCGCGACGGCCCAACCGGGGCAACCATCGGCAAGATCCTGGCGCAGACGCATGGCGTGACGGTTGTGTTCATGACCGCCAACCCGACCCAACTTGGCGATGGCGTGCCGGGCACGGTCGGGGTCCTGCCCAAGCCGGCAACCGAACGCGACCTGCGCGATGTGCTGAATTTTGCCGTCGCCCGTCACGTGGCGGAAGAAGCCAAGCCTCCCAAGAAGCTCAAGCTTTTCACTTTCTCCGGCAATGCCGGCCTTGCCAGCTAG
- a CDS encoding PAS domain-containing protein → MPKTLFPQATAEEGARFELDPTIKLFNEFDWSKTELGPLSGWSSSVISAVRNMMVATTPTVMLIGPHGILLYNTGYAVFAGPKHPQIFGQPAVEAWPEVADFNRENIERGLRGEGKSMLGQELRLNRHGSLETVWLDLHYSPVLDEAGSPVGTICVVIDVTVRVMAEQALARSEERLSMAVSGTNLVGTWDWDVLNNRVTSDASFAELYGIDPDQAVRGLPIEEFFKGIHPDDVERVNREIQTVLADGSPFHSEYRIVTEAGVVWVLASGRPRLNAQSKAVRFPGVSVNITEQKQVSEALSASELRFRTLADTMPQMVWSTLPDGYHDYYNARWYEFTGVPEGTTDGKGWNNVFHPDDQERAWSVWRESLETGKPYQIEYRLRHHSGQYRWTLGRALPIRDAQGRILRWIGTCTDIHESRQAANERELVAQELSHRIKNIFAVLTGIISLSARNHPEARSFADQLRQRVFALGEAHDFVRPHSHLSGSRDGQGMLSALVDRLMRAYGQEDEQRVVFAGDDIAIDDATATPLALLFHELATNAAKYGALSSDDGMVVITGAEGDDDYRLTWRERGGPSVTQPAKLSGFGTRLVQMSVEGQMRGKVERHWLPEGLVVEVTMPKDALSRSSRLRSLPEV, encoded by the coding sequence ATGCCGAAAACCCTTTTTCCCCAAGCCACTGCCGAAGAGGGCGCACGTTTCGAACTTGATCCCACGATCAAGCTTTTCAATGAATTTGATTGGTCCAAGACCGAGCTCGGCCCACTCTCCGGTTGGTCCAGCAGCGTCATCAGTGCCGTCCGCAATATGATGGTGGCGACAACGCCCACGGTGATGCTGATCGGACCGCATGGCATCCTTCTCTACAATACCGGCTACGCGGTATTTGCCGGACCCAAGCACCCGCAGATCTTCGGCCAACCCGCCGTCGAGGCCTGGCCGGAAGTCGCCGATTTTAATCGCGAAAATATCGAGCGCGGGTTGAGGGGCGAAGGCAAGAGCATGCTGGGCCAGGAGCTCAGGCTCAATCGCCATGGCAGCCTCGAAACGGTCTGGCTCGATCTTCACTATAGCCCGGTGCTCGATGAGGCCGGCAGCCCGGTGGGCACGATCTGCGTTGTTATCGACGTGACGGTGCGTGTCATGGCGGAGCAGGCTCTCGCCCGCAGCGAAGAGCGCCTTTCGATGGCGGTGTCGGGCACCAATCTGGTGGGCACCTGGGACTGGGACGTGCTCAACAATCGCGTCACCAGCGATGCCAGCTTCGCCGAACTCTACGGCATCGATCCGGATCAGGCTGTCCGCGGACTGCCGATCGAAGAATTCTTCAAAGGTATCCACCCCGACGATGTCGAGCGTGTCAATCGTGAGATCCAGACAGTTCTTGCGGACGGATCGCCCTTCCATTCAGAATATCGGATTGTCACCGAGGCTGGGGTGGTCTGGGTGCTGGCTTCCGGCCGCCCGCGGCTGAACGCCCAGAGCAAGGCGGTTCGCTTTCCCGGCGTTTCGGTCAACATCACCGAGCAGAAGCAGGTCTCGGAGGCGCTATCCGCCAGCGAGTTGCGGTTCCGAACGCTGGCCGACACCATGCCGCAGATGGTGTGGTCGACACTCCCGGACGGCTATCACGACTACTACAACGCGCGCTGGTACGAGTTCACCGGCGTGCCGGAAGGCACGACCGACGGCAAGGGCTGGAACAACGTGTTCCATCCTGATGACCAGGAGCGGGCATGGTCCGTGTGGCGCGAGTCGCTGGAAACCGGCAAACCCTACCAGATCGAATACCGGCTGCGGCACCATAGCGGCCAATATCGCTGGACGCTCGGACGAGCCCTGCCGATCCGGGATGCGCAGGGCCGCATTTTGCGCTGGATCGGCACCTGCACCGACATTCATGAGTCACGGCAAGCCGCCAACGAACGCGAGCTTGTGGCCCAGGAGCTGAGCCATCGCATCAAGAACATCTTTGCGGTTCTGACCGGCATCATCAGCCTGTCGGCGCGCAATCATCCCGAGGCCAGGTCTTTTGCCGATCAGCTGCGGCAGCGGGTGTTCGCACTGGGCGAAGCGCATGATTTCGTGCGGCCGCACAGCCATTTGTCCGGGTCGCGGGACGGGCAGGGGATGTTGTCGGCGCTGGTCGATCGCCTGATGCGGGCGTATGGTCAGGAAGATGAGCAGCGTGTGGTCTTTGCCGGCGACGACATTGCCATCGACGATGCGACGGCAACGCCGCTGGCGCTCTTGTTTCATGAACTGGCGACCAATGCCGCAAAGTATGGCGCGCTGTCGAGCGACGACGGCATGGTTGTGATCACCGGCGCCGAGGGCGACGACGACTACCGATTGACATGGCGTGAGAGGGGCGGCCCGTCTGTCACGCAGCCGGCCAAGCTCTCAGGCTTTGGCACACGCTTGGTGCAGATGTCGGTTGAGGGTCAGATGCGGGGCAAGGTCGAACGACACTGGCTGCCCGAGGGATTGGTGGTCGAGGTGACCATGCCAAAAGATGCACTCAGCCGCTCTTCGCGGCTACGATCGCTGCCGGAAGTCTAG
- a CDS encoding class II 3-deoxy-7-phosphoheptulonate synthase, translating to MTTWTPSSWRNKPIKQVPAYPDTAALESAERQLATFPPLVFAGEARDLKSRLAAVSRGEAFLLQGGDCAESFAEHGADHIRDFFRVFLQMAVVLTHGASKPVVKVGRVAGQFAKPRSADTEVIDGVELPSYRGDIINAIEFTEGARVPDPDRMLQAYRQSAATLNLLRAFSTGGYAELTRIHEWTMGFMKGSNWETRFEEVARKIDDAITFMSALGINPDNTSALRQTSFYTSHEALLLGYEEALTRRDSITNNWYATSGHMLWIGDRTRNPDEAHVEYFAGIHNPIGIKCGPSLASDDLLRLLDRLNPTDEAGRITLISRFGADKVHEHLPRLIETVQKAGRTVVWCCDPMHGNTIKASTGYKTRPFDRVLSEVKNFFDVHRDMGTYAGGVHIEMTGDDVTECVGGVSAVTETTLSDRYNTYCDPRLNASQALELAFLVAEEVHAQKPVREHRMAGE from the coding sequence ATGACCACCTGGACCCCGAGCTCCTGGCGCAACAAGCCGATCAAGCAGGTTCCTGCCTATCCCGACACGGCGGCTCTTGAGAGCGCCGAGCGGCAGTTGGCGACCTTCCCGCCGCTGGTCTTTGCCGGCGAAGCCCGTGATCTCAAGTCGCGCCTGGCCGCCGTCTCACGCGGTGAGGCATTCCTCTTGCAGGGCGGCGACTGCGCTGAAAGCTTTGCCGAGCATGGCGCCGACCATATCCGCGATTTCTTCCGCGTCTTTTTGCAGATGGCGGTGGTCTTGACCCATGGGGCGTCCAAGCCCGTGGTCAAGGTTGGGCGCGTTGCCGGCCAGTTCGCCAAGCCGCGCTCGGCCGATACCGAGGTGATCGACGGCGTCGAGCTGCCCAGCTATCGCGGCGACATCATCAATGCCATCGAGTTCACCGAAGGCGCCCGTGTCCCCGATCCCGATCGCATGCTGCAGGCCTATCGCCAGTCGGCAGCGACGCTCAACCTCCTGCGCGCATTTTCGACCGGCGGCTATGCCGAGCTGACCCGCATCCACGAATGGACCATGGGCTTTATGAAGGGGTCCAATTGGGAGACCCGGTTCGAGGAAGTGGCGCGCAAGATCGACGACGCCATCACCTTCATGTCGGCCCTCGGCATCAATCCGGACAACACCTCGGCCCTGCGCCAGACGAGCTTCTACACCAGCCACGAAGCGCTGCTGCTCGGTTATGAAGAAGCGCTGACCCGCCGCGACTCGATCACCAACAACTGGTACGCGACCTCCGGGCACATGCTCTGGATCGGCGATCGCACGCGCAACCCGGACGAGGCGCATGTCGAGTACTTTGCCGGCATCCACAACCCGATCGGCATCAAGTGCGGCCCGAGCCTTGCCAGTGACGACCTGTTGCGCCTGCTGGACCGGCTGAACCCGACCGATGAGGCCGGCCGCATCACGCTGATTTCCCGCTTCGGCGCCGACAAGGTGCACGAGCACCTGCCGCGCCTGATCGAGACCGTGCAGAAGGCCGGTCGAACCGTCGTCTGGTGCTGCGACCCGATGCATGGCAACACCATCAAGGCCTCGACGGGCTACAAGACGCGGCCGTTCGACAGGGTGCTGTCGGAGGTCAAGAACTTCTTTGACGTCCACCGCGACATGGGCACCTATGCCGGTGGCGTTCATATCGAAATGACCGGCGACGATGTCACCGAATGCGTCGGTGGCGTGTCGGCTGTCACCGAAACGACGCTTTCAGACCGCTACAACACTTATTGCGATCCGCGCCTAAATGCCAGCCAGGCGCTGGAACTGGCCTTCCTCGTCGCCGAGGAAGTGCACGCGCAAAAGCCTGTGCGCGAACACCGGATGGCGGGTGAATAA
- the gor gene encoding glutathione-disulfide reductase: MSFDYDLVVIGAGSGGVRAARMAATYGAKVAIIEEFRVGGTCVIRGCVPKKLYVYAARYKDHFEIAESFGWQVDASFDWPTLVAAKEKEISRLEHAYVTNLEKPGAEVIRDRAVVTGPNSVRLINADRELTAKIILVATGAHPFIPDVPGKELAITSNEAFDLPALPHSILIEGGGYIAVEFATIFAGLGVHVTLVYRGTCILREFDMDMRIGLEAGLTERGVRIIYQTRIERLAKTGDDITATFSDGVSAPFGAVMFATGRRPNTGGLGLEEAGVKLNDNGAIEVDRYSQSSVPSIYAVGDVTGRVQLTPVAIREGQYFAESVFNNNPQAVDLSQIPTAVFSEPEIGVIGLTETEAATHGDIDVYLARFRPMQNTLSDRTERMIIKLITEKDGGKVLGVHIQGPSAAEMIQMVAIAVGMGANKADLDRTIALHPSAAEELVTFKAPTYVYRNGEKA, encoded by the coding sequence ATGAGCTTCGACTATGATCTCGTGGTCATTGGCGCCGGGTCGGGCGGCGTACGCGCTGCGCGCATGGCGGCGACCTATGGTGCCAAGGTCGCAATCATCGAAGAGTTCCGCGTTGGCGGCACCTGCGTCATCCGCGGTTGCGTGCCCAAGAAGCTCTATGTCTATGCCGCTCGCTACAAGGACCATTTCGAGATTGCCGAAAGCTTCGGCTGGCAGGTCGATGCCAGCTTCGACTGGCCGACGCTTGTCGCCGCCAAGGAGAAGGAAATCTCCCGGCTCGAGCACGCCTATGTCACCAATCTTGAAAAGCCTGGCGCCGAAGTCATTCGCGACCGCGCGGTGGTCACCGGTCCCAACAGCGTCCGGCTGATCAATGCCGATCGCGAACTCACGGCCAAGATCATCCTCGTCGCCACCGGCGCGCATCCGTTCATTCCGGATGTTCCCGGCAAGGAACTGGCGATCACCTCCAACGAGGCCTTTGACCTGCCGGCCTTGCCCCACTCGATTCTGATTGAGGGCGGCGGCTATATCGCGGTAGAATTCGCGACGATCTTTGCCGGCCTCGGCGTTCACGTGACCCTGGTGTATCGCGGCACCTGTATCCTGCGCGAATTCGACATGGACATGCGCATCGGGCTTGAGGCCGGCCTCACCGAACGCGGTGTTCGCATCATCTATCAGACCCGGATCGAGCGCCTCGCCAAGACCGGTGACGACATCACTGCAACCTTCAGTGACGGCGTTTCGGCCCCGTTTGGCGCCGTCATGTTTGCAACAGGCCGCCGGCCGAATACCGGGGGCCTCGGTCTTGAAGAGGCAGGCGTTAAGCTCAACGACAACGGTGCCATCGAAGTCGACCGCTATTCGCAAAGCTCCGTTCCCTCGATCTATGCGGTTGGTGATGTCACCGGTCGTGTCCAGCTCACCCCGGTCGCTATTCGCGAAGGTCAGTACTTTGCCGAGTCGGTGTTCAACAACAATCCGCAGGCTGTAGACCTCTCCCAGATCCCGACTGCCGTATTCTCGGAGCCGGAAATCGGCGTCATCGGCCTCACCGAGACCGAGGCGGCAACGCATGGCGACATCGATGTCTACTTAGCCCGCTTCCGGCCGATGCAGAACACGCTGTCCGATCGCACCGAGCGCATGATCATCAAGCTGATCACCGAAAAGGACGGCGGCAAGGTGCTGGGCGTTCACATCCAGGGTCCGAGCGCCGCCGAGATGATCCAGATGGTTGCCATTGCCGTCGGCATGGGCGCCAACAAGGCCGATCTCGACCGCACCATCGCGCTCCACCCATCGGCTGCCGAGGAGCTCGTGACCTTCAAAGCACCGACCTATGTCTACCGCAATGGTGAGAAGGCATAG